The following DNA comes from Desertifilum tharense IPPAS B-1220.
CTACCTTTAAATAAATTTCTGGCATTTTTAGTAGCTAAAAATCTCAAAACTAATTCTTCGTCTCCTTTTTTTTCTTTCTCTACTTGTGCCAATGTTTCTATGCAATTTGTAAAAGCAGAATGAGATGCTTTTTCTTGAATAAAAGAATAGAAACGAATTCCATCCTCACCTACCATCCGAGCAGAACAGTTACGAATTTCTTGAGGATCTAGAATCTCTCCGCCTGTATTTAAGCGTTTAAACATTGCATATCGCAACATTGACTTACTTTGACGTTTGATAACTACTGTTCTCACAGAGGATCGTTTTATCGTAAGTCTAAGCCTTAACGATAAATCATCAAATTTATTTTCATTAAGTTCTTTGACCAAATCACATCCTTGAAGAGTAAGAGGTTCTAAATTCAAAGCATTAGGGTTGATAAACTGAATAACTGAACTCACTCGTTGTAAGCCATCAATTAGTTCAAAAACAGCGTTTTCCCTTTCTATAACAAAAATTTGAGGAATCGGTAATTCTAGAAGAATAGATTCTATAAGGCGAGATCTTTGCTCATTAGACCATCGAAAAAGACGTTGATACTCTGGCTGAATTATCAGCTCTTTATCAGAATACAAATTAACAATTTCACCAAAACTGAAATCAACAGCTTCAGTGCGTACTTCTCCAATTTTATTATCTATAATTTCTTCCAATGAAGCCATGTTTTACTCTCCCTTGACTAATTATTAGTAGCTAAATGCTAACCCAGATATATAAAATCAGAATATCATAATAATCCCTGTTCAAGAGTAATTTTTCAACCGATGTCCAGTTTTGATTTTCAGTATTTAGTTGGGCAACTATTTTTTCAAGCAAAAGGTGAAGTTGATGGCAAGACATAGCGTAAAAGTGTAAGATATACATTTATTATTTTTCGACCTTCAATATAGTACTAATTCGCTCGATCAATTCTGTGATATTTTCCCTACGAAAAAATTCAGTAAATCTACGACTCTTAGGTTTAACCGGAAGCACCTGTAAGCTACAGGAAGCCTTTTTCGCTGCCTGCTCTAAGACAGTACGATAGGCACTACTGGTGGCGTAGCCAATATAAGCCTCATAATAATTGGTGTAATGCTCCAAGTAAGCTACTACACGATCGGTTACTAAGGTAATTTGCTCTGTATTGAAACGCTCTAAGCGAAAATCATACCCTAAAATAGTTTCTTCCTGCTCATATTTTTCTGGAACAAGACCATAGAGTCCAGAAAGTGTAACTTTTTCAAGCAATTTTGTATTGTCGCCTAAAGCTTTCTCAAGACATTCTGCTATCCAACGATGGGAACGAGACTGAGAGTATGGTTTGCCACCTGAACAAGGGATAATCAGTAGCACCTGCTTGCCCTTAGACGGTTGATAACCATTTTTCAGAATATCAAAATCATCCGGCGTGTATTTGAGGGAAATAAGTCGTTCATCCAGATTTGGTTTTTGTTTTGGAGGTGTCGAGACTATTGTACGCGATAGTCTAACTCGCAAGCTCTCATCTTCTTGTGCAATGGCTTCTAAGACAGAGTGTAGTTGAGGAAAATTTTCTGTATACTGTATTAAATAGTCCTGCAACTGATCTGCCTCGATCGCTTTTTTAGTTTCATCAACAATTTGAAAGTCCATCTCCAAATTATGTAGAGCAATATCACCGTAGTATTTGCTTTTGTAGTGACCACTCTCTTGAGGACGACCGCGAATATCAGACATTAATGCCTTCTGTATTTCTTCAAGATTCGCATTTTTGCATACGCGACAATCACAAATCAACTTATCCATCTCTAAAATAGGTTGTGTACGCCTAGTCACAGGATCGATGTAGCTCAAACTCCTAGTTTCTTGAACATAGGTACTAGAATCAAAGCTGTCTACTCCCAAATAGGCTAGAATAGGAACTATATTACCAGTTACTCCAAACACGTGGATAGGTATTTCATTATGACGTTTTTTGGGAATATTCTCTTGTAAGCCTTGTAAAATATTAACAATAGTAAGTAATTTATGGCTACCTCGTAGAGGGACTAACGAACCAACAGCCAATCCAAAAGGATAATTTTTTAAGTTCTGAGTTTGAAACCTATCAAAGACTTGTTTTACATAGCGACCCATGCTGTCTCTATTTTGACCATGAGCAGCAACATAGAGAAAGGGCTGATAATCCGATCTTTTTTGGAGTTCTAAAGCTGTACTAATAGCATTTTCTATACTTTTTTGCATTCGCTCCTCAGCTTCAGCCTGTGTCAAACCGGGCGGCAGTGGATAATCTAACGTAGCAACAATATCGCCCTCAAACTCTCTTTGTAATTCTAGGATTGTCTGTGAAGCTTTTTCGTTTTCAATCGAGAGGTTATAGGCAGATAAGTTTACACTTTTATTCCAAAGTAATTTAAAGCCACCAGAATCAAGAAATAAGGGGGATGAAAAATTTTTAAGACTTAAGTCATTTATGTAGCGCTGTTTAATACCTTGCTTTCGCCACTTGTCCAATTCATGAGGTCTATTGGGAATAAAGTCTAAAAAATGAAGCACTTGAGACATCAAGGGTACTGGTGCTTCACGACGCAGTAAGCTGTTCAATTCATCTGCTTGGAGAATATACTTCCATAAGCCTCCTCCTCTAGCTGTTGTACCAGTCACTAAACATACTACTGGGTACAAACGTGGAGTAGAGATAGTAGTTTGTGTCCGTGAAAGATGTAACTTACCAATACGACCATGTTTAAAGGGTGTTATTGAAAACATCTATTTCCTGAGTTGAGATATGATTACAGGTAGTATAGTGATAGCTTTTAGGCTTTTCTACCGGGAGAGGAGCAATATAACACTAAACAAGATCTTTTGCGTTACTATCTATACTGAGCAAACGGGCGATCGTAGGAGAACAAGAAATCTATGAAGGAGGGTCGCAAGTACCAGCCACGCCTTAAATTTTTATGACACAGCGATCAAGATGAAGTGACCCTAACTTTTGCAGGAATCGAGGTGCTAAGGAATAATACTTTGCCTGATTCAGCACAATGTAAACGGACATGAGGGAGAGTATGGTAGAGCTACTCAAAGCCTAAGAAAATGATAGGACAGCAATTGCCGTAACTCTTAACTCGAAAGCGAAACCGAAAAGCGATCGCGATCGAGGACTAAAAACAATAGGTCGCGCTGAATGCTTGGAGGGCTAAAAACTAAATCGTTCTCCAAAACTCTCAGCAAAAAAGACTTGCTCTACGTCAAATCTGCCGCCGTATGCTTTTTTAGGTTCCTCGGCGGCGTATCCCATTGGCAGCAAACAACACACATCAACCTCGTCGGGAATTTTAAACGCTTCCTTGACTTGAGCGCTAACAA
Coding sequences within:
- a CDS encoding DUF262 domain-containing protein, producing MASLEEIIDNKIGEVRTEAVDFSFGEIVNLYSDKELIIQPEYQRLFRWSNEQRSRLIESILLELPIPQIFVIERENAVFELIDGLQRVSSVIQFINPNALNLEPLTLQGCDLVKELNENKFDDLSLRLRLTIKRSSVRTVVIKRQSKSMLRYAMFKRLNTGGEILDPQEIRNCSARMVGEDGIRFYSFIQEKASHSAFTNCIETLAQVEKEKKGDEELVLRFLATKNARNLFKG
- a CDS encoding tRNA-guanine transglycosylase; translated protein: MTGTTARGGGLWKYILQADELNSLLRREAPVPLMSQVLHFLDFIPNRPHELDKWRKQGIKQRYINDLSLKNFSSPLFLDSGGFKLLWNKSVNLSAYNLSIENEKASQTILELQREFEGDIVATLDYPLPPGLTQAEAEERMQKSIENAISTALELQKRSDYQPFLYVAAHGQNRDSMGRYVKQVFDRFQTQNLKNYPFGLAVGSLVPLRGSHKLLTIVNILQGLQENIPKKRHNEIPIHVFGVTGNIVPILAYLGVDSFDSSTYVQETRSLSYIDPVTRRTQPILEMDKLICDCRVCKNANLEEIQKALMSDIRGRPQESGHYKSKYYGDIALHNLEMDFQIVDETKKAIEADQLQDYLIQYTENFPQLHSVLEAIAQEDESLRVRLSRTIVSTPPKQKPNLDERLISLKYTPDDFDILKNGYQPSKGKQVLLIIPCSGGKPYSQSRSHRWIAECLEKALGDNTKLLEKVTLSGLYGLVPEKYEQEETILGYDFRLERFNTEQITLVTDRVVAYLEHYTNYYEAYIGYATSSAYRTVLEQAAKKASCSLQVLPVKPKSRRFTEFFRRENITELIERISTILKVEK